The proteins below are encoded in one region of Spirochaetaceae bacterium:
- a CDS encoding chemotaxis protein CheA — protein sequence MEKFRDEFYNEASEQLEQLEARLLELEQTPDDDEIISAVFRGLHTIKGGAGMFGFDEIKDFTHEIETAFEYVREGKVLPSPELVTITLLARDHIKELMNSDGQADKAAGDAIITSFRQYVEENKVDGVSLTAGTQGGTWVSENEDSGVKRYSIYFKPAAGVFLNGTNPILLLDEVASLGEVQITVDTGSLPDFASFNPEQSYLAWNIVLTSTKGMVDVQDVFIFLDSDSIIKIEVSKEAAADEAGSTYAASEAGAANLIIGDDDEEEQPAVKAEAAAEKKEEQPAGEAARQPVTIVKSNVKDVLNRSVKVDSEKLDKLVDLVGELVTFSARLSQVGQESHNASFASLAEQADRLIGELRDTSMGMRMVPIGTTFNQFKRTVRDLANALNKDVQMIAEGEETELDKTVIERLNTPIMHIIRNSMDHGIELPEQRAAAGKDRRGTVKLVAEHSGAFVDIIISDDGAGLNREKILKKAVEKELISGGENLTDEEVYDLIFAPGFSTAEKVTDVSGRGVGMDVVKKEIAALGGSVQVKSKAGEGSSFTLKIPLTLAIIEGLMAKIANAYYIFPLSSVEECSEFSRATTEVRNHTDFINWREQLVPYVNLRQYFNLGGDEPVSEQIVIVNDNGSYLGFVVDKVIGNLQTVIKPLGKFYRNARGISGATILGDGTVALILDLYKLADMISQEDKALKVG from the coding sequence ATGGAAAAATTTAGAGACGAATTTTATAACGAAGCCAGCGAGCAGCTTGAACAACTAGAGGCAAGATTATTAGAGCTAGAGCAAACTCCCGATGACGATGAAATAATATCGGCTGTTTTTAGAGGGCTGCATACCATTAAAGGCGGAGCCGGTATGTTTGGCTTTGATGAAATTAAAGATTTTACCCACGAAATTGAAACTGCTTTTGAATATGTGCGCGAAGGCAAAGTACTACCCAGCCCCGAGCTGGTAACCATTACCTTGCTGGCGCGCGACCATATAAAAGAGTTAATGAACAGCGATGGTCAGGCCGACAAAGCCGCCGGCGATGCCATTATAACTAGCTTTAGGCAATATGTAGAAGAAAATAAGGTAGATGGCGTAAGCCTTACGGCTGGCACGCAGGGAGGAACGTGGGTGAGCGAAAATGAAGATAGCGGCGTAAAACGTTATAGCATTTATTTTAAGCCGGCTGCAGGGGTCTTTTTAAATGGGACTAATCCCATTTTACTTTTAGACGAAGTAGCTAGTTTGGGCGAGGTGCAAATAACGGTAGATACCGGCAGCTTGCCCGATTTTGCAAGCTTTAATCCCGAGCAAAGTTATTTAGCGTGGAACATTGTGCTTACCAGCACCAAAGGTATGGTTGATGTACAAGATGTTTTTATCTTTTTAGATAGCGATAGTATTATTAAGATAGAAGTAAGCAAAGAAGCCGCCGCCGATGAGGCCGGCAGTACTTATGCCGCGAGCGAAGCCGGCGCCGCTAACTTAATTATTGGTGATGATGACGAAGAAGAGCAACCGGCCGTTAAAGCCGAAGCGGCGGCTGAGAAAAAAGAAGAGCAACCGGCCGGTGAAGCAGCCCGGCAGCCGGTAACCATCGTTAAAAGTAATGTTAAAGATGTGCTTAACCGCAGCGTTAAAGTTGACAGCGAAAAATTAGATAAGCTGGTCGATTTAGTGGGCGAGCTGGTAACTTTTAGCGCCCGTCTTAGCCAAGTTGGCCAAGAAAGCCATAACGCCAGCTTTGCTTCGCTGGCCGAACAAGCCGACCGTTTAATCGGCGAACTGCGCGATACTAGTATGGGTATGCGTATGGTGCCCATCGGTACCACTTTTAATCAATTTAAACGCACCGTGCGCGATTTAGCCAACGCTTTAAACAAAGATGTGCAAATGATTGCCGAAGGTGAAGAAACCGAGCTGGATAAAACCGTTATCGAGCGCTTAAATACCCCCATTATGCATATTATCCGTAATAGTATGGACCACGGCATCGAGCTGCCGGAGCAAAGAGCTGCCGCCGGTAAAGACAGGCGGGGTACCGTTAAGTTGGTAGCCGAACACTCGGGAGCCTTTGTTGATATTATTATTAGCGATGACGGAGCCGGCTTAAACCGCGAAAAAATTCTTAAAAAAGCGGTGGAAAAAGAGTTAATATCGGGCGGGGAAAATTTAACCGACGAAGAAGTGTACGACCTTATCTTTGCTCCCGGTTTTTCGACGGCCGAGAAGGTAACCGATGTTTCGGGGCGCGGCGTGGGTATGGACGTAGTTAAAAAAGAGATAGCGGCTTTAGGCGGCAGCGTGCAGGTAAAAAGCAAAGCCGGCGAAGGCAGTTCGTTTACTTTAAAAATACCGCTTACTTTGGCTATTATCGAAGGGCTTATGGCTAAAATTGCCAATGCTTACTATATCTTCCCGCTCTCCAGCGTGGAGGAATGCAGCGAGTTTTCGCGTGCCACAACCGAAGTGCGTAATCACACCGATTTTATTAACTGGCGCGAACAACTAGTGCCTTATGTTAATTTAAGGCAATATTTTAATTTAGGCGGCGACGAACCGGTAAGCGAGCAAATCGTTATTGTTAATGATAACGGCTCTTACTTAGGTTTTGTGGTAGATAAAGTTATTGGTAACCTTCAAACGGTTATTAAACCGCTAGGTAAATTTTACCGCAATGCACGCGGTATTAGCGGAGCAACAATTTTGGGTGATGGTACGGTGGCGCTTATCCTCGATTTATATAAGCTGGCCGATATGATTTCGCAGGAAGATAAAGCTTTAAAGGTAGGTTAA
- a CDS encoding protein-glutamate O-methyltransferase CheR — protein MVNPLDMNVSLTDKEFKVIADFVESHLGIKMPDGKKIMLQSRLKSRLKKLNMASFAEYINYVFHSAKGADEELVHMIDVITTNKTEFFRESDHFTYMTDTVLPEITAGSSQIKIWSAGCSTGEEPYTLAIVMEEFKRKANRSDLDYSILATDISTRVLEKARNAIYAMSSVENISLELKKRYFLRSKEAEKDLVRLRPEIRKKITFQRLNFMDEKFNVPNNFDIIFCRNVIIYFDKETQETLINKFCQHLKPNRFLFLGHSETIMGMDLPLKTLAPTTYRRV, from the coding sequence ATGGTAAATCCTTTAGACATGAATGTCTCTCTTACAGACAAAGAATTTAAAGTTATTGCCGATTTTGTCGAAAGCCATTTGGGCATTAAAATGCCCGATGGTAAAAAAATTATGCTTCAAAGCCGCTTAAAAAGCCGCTTAAAAAAGCTTAATATGGCCAGCTTTGCCGAGTATATTAATTATGTCTTTCACTCTGCTAAAGGGGCCGACGAAGAATTGGTGCACATGATTGATGTGATAACTACCAATAAAACCGAGTTTTTTAGGGAGAGCGACCACTTTACCTACATGACTGATACGGTATTGCCGGAGATTACGGCCGGGAGCAGCCAAATTAAAATTTGGAGCGCCGGCTGTAGTACCGGTGAAGAGCCTTATACCTTAGCGATTGTGATGGAAGAATTTAAGCGTAAAGCTAACCGCAGCGATTTAGATTACAGTATTTTAGCTACCGATATTAGCACGCGTGTGCTGGAAAAAGCCCGCAACGCCATTTATGCGATGAGTAGCGTAGAAAATATATCGCTGGAGCTTAAAAAACGTTACTTTTTGCGCAGCAAAGAGGCCGAGAAAGATTTAGTGCGTTTAAGGCCCGAAATCCGTAAAAAAATTACTTTCCAGCGGCTTAATTTTATGGACGAAAAATTTAATGTTCCTAATAATTTCGATATTATTTTTTGCCGAAATGTGATAATATATTTTGATAAAGAAACGCAGGAAACCCTAATTAATAAGTTTTGCCAGCACTTAAAACCTAATCGTTTTTTATTTTTGGGACACTCCGAAACGATAATGGGCATGGATTTGCCGCTAAAAACTTTAGCGCCAACCACTTATAGGAGAGTATAA